One Nicotiana sylvestris chromosome 12, ASM39365v2, whole genome shotgun sequence genomic window carries:
- the LOC104235768 gene encoding F-box protein PP2-A15-like isoform X1 produces MGASLSNLTENGSADGRPGLGDIPESCVACVFMYLTPPEICNLARLNRAFRGAASSDAVWESKLPCNYHQLLDLLPRQNYEGLCKKDIFALLARSVPFDDGNKALWLDRISGRICMSISSKAMSITGMEDRRHWNWFPTQESRFHVVAYCQQVWWFELSGTVKFPFPPDIYTLTFRVHLGKIFKRLGRRACNFEHTHGWDLGPVRFELSTSDGQYAVSECFLDDIGQDDANGNIKRGSWIEYKVGEFIVSSSDPVTEVRFSMKQIDCTHSKGGLCVDSVSITPSDLKVHTSKGV; encoded by the exons ATGGGCGCATCATTATCTAACCTGACGGAAAACGGGTCAGCCGACGGCAGACCAGGGCTAGGTGATATACCGGAAAGTTGCGTGGCGTGCGTTTTCATGTACCTAACGCCGCCGGAGATTTGTAACCTTGCTCGTCTCAATCGTGCTTTTCGTGGTGCTGCTTCTTCTGACGCTGTTTGGGAATCTAAACTTCCTTGTAATTACCACCAACTGCTCGACCTTTTGCCTCGGCAAAATTACGAGGGTCTCTGTAAGAAAGACATATTTGCGCTCCTCGCTCGTTCCGTCCCGTTTGATGATGGCAATAAGGCAT TATGGTTGGACAGAATAAGTGGAAGGATTTGCATGTCGATATCCTCGAAAGCGATGTCGATAACTGGTATGGAAGACAGGAGACACTGGAACTGGTTtcctacacaagaatcaag GTTCCATGTTGTGGCATATTGCCAGCAGGTATGGTGGTTTGAATTAAGCGGCACGGTGAAGTTTCCTTTTCCTCCTGATATATACACACTAACATTCAGAGTTCACCTTGGGAAAATTTTCAAAAGACTCGGCCGACGTGCTTGCAACTTTGAGCATACTCATGGATGGGATTTGGGGCCAGTACGGTTTGAACTGTCTACTTCTGATGGTCAATATGCAGTTAGTGAGTGCTTTCTAGATGACATTGGGCAAGATGATGCAAATGGGAATATCAAGCGTGGGAGCTGGATTGAGTACAAGGTAGGTGAATTTATTGTCAGTTCGTCAGATCCGGTGACTGAAGTTAGATTTTCAATGAAACAGATTGACTGCACACATTCCAAAGGTGGGCTTTGTGTAGATTCTGTATCAATTACCCCCAGTGATCTGAAAGTCCATACAAGCAAAGGGGTTTGA
- the LOC104235768 gene encoding F-box protein PP2-A15-like isoform X2, translated as MGASLSNLTENGSADGRPGLGDIPESCVACVFMYLTPPEICNLARLNRAFRGAASSDAVWESKLPCNYHQLLDLLPRQNYEGLCKKDIFALLARSVPFDDGNKALWLDRISGRICMSISSKAMSITGMEDRRHWNWFPTQESRFHVVAYCQQVWWFELSGTVKFPFPPDIYTLTFRVHLGKIFKRLGRRACNFEHTHGWDLGPVRFELSTSDGQYAVSECFLDDIGQDDANGNIKRGSWIEYKIDCTHSKGGLCVDSVSITPSDLKVHTSKGV; from the exons ATGGGCGCATCATTATCTAACCTGACGGAAAACGGGTCAGCCGACGGCAGACCAGGGCTAGGTGATATACCGGAAAGTTGCGTGGCGTGCGTTTTCATGTACCTAACGCCGCCGGAGATTTGTAACCTTGCTCGTCTCAATCGTGCTTTTCGTGGTGCTGCTTCTTCTGACGCTGTTTGGGAATCTAAACTTCCTTGTAATTACCACCAACTGCTCGACCTTTTGCCTCGGCAAAATTACGAGGGTCTCTGTAAGAAAGACATATTTGCGCTCCTCGCTCGTTCCGTCCCGTTTGATGATGGCAATAAGGCAT TATGGTTGGACAGAATAAGTGGAAGGATTTGCATGTCGATATCCTCGAAAGCGATGTCGATAACTGGTATGGAAGACAGGAGACACTGGAACTGGTTtcctacacaagaatcaag GTTCCATGTTGTGGCATATTGCCAGCAGGTATGGTGGTTTGAATTAAGCGGCACGGTGAAGTTTCCTTTTCCTCCTGATATATACACACTAACATTCAGAGTTCACCTTGGGAAAATTTTCAAAAGACTCGGCCGACGTGCTTGCAACTTTGAGCATACTCATGGATGGGATTTGGGGCCAGTACGGTTTGAACTGTCTACTTCTGATGGTCAATATGCAGTTAGTGAGTGCTTTCTAGATGACATTGGGCAAGATGATGCAAATGGGAATATCAAGCGTGGGAGCTGGATTGAGTACAAG ATTGACTGCACACATTCCAAAGGTGGGCTTTGTGTAGATTCTGTATCAATTACCCCCAGTGATCTGAAAGTCCATACAAGCAAAGGGGTTTGA
- the LOC104235770 gene encoding large ribosomal subunit protein eL24-like, with translation MVLKTELCRFSGGKIYPGRGIRFIRSDSQVFLFLNSKCKRYFHNRLKPSKLTWTAMYRKQHKKDIAQEAVKKRRRATKKPYSRSIVGATLEVIQKKRTERPEVRDAAREAALREIKERIKKTKDEKKAKKAEVMAKSQKAGGKGNLPKGGASKGPKLGGGGGKR, from the exons ATGGTTCTCAA GACAGAACTCTGTCGTTTCAGTGGTGGCAAGATTTACCCTGGGAGGGGCATCAGATTTATTCGTTCAGATTCTCAG GTGTTCCTATTCCTCAATTCAAAATGCAAAAGATACTTCCACAACAGGCTGAAGCCATCAAAACTTACTTGGACAGCTATGTATAGGAAACAACACAAGAAG GATATTGCACAAGAAGCTGTCAAGAAGAGGCGACGTGCCACCAAGAAGCCTTACTCTAGGTCCATTGTGGGTGCAACCTTGGAGGTTATCCAGAAGAAAAGAACTGAAAGGCCAGAAGTTCGAGATGCTGCCAGGGAGGCTGCTCTTCG TGAAATTAAGGAAAGGATTAAGAAGACAAAGGATGAAAAGAAGGCTAAGAAAGCAGAGGTGATGGCCAAGTCCCAGAAAGCTGGAGGAAAGGGCAACCTCCCCAAAGGAGGTGCATCAAAAGGTCCTAAGCTTGGCGGTGGCGGAGGAAAACGTTAA